In Citrus sinensis cultivar Valencia sweet orange chromosome 2, DVS_A1.0, whole genome shotgun sequence, a single genomic region encodes these proteins:
- the LOC102627313 gene encoding callose synthase 11 has protein sequence MNLRQRQYPTRGGDGLHAPPAPPPMPVIYNIIPIHDLLAEHPSLRYPEVRAAAAALRDVTDLRKPPFVAWGSHMDLLDWLGIFFGFQNDNVRNQREHLVLHLANAQMRLQPPPASPGVLETSVLRRFRRKLLRNYASWCSFLGRKSQISVSSRRDQKSLRRELLYVSLYLLIWGESANLRFAPECICYIYHHMAMELNYVLDDKIDENTGRPFLPSNSGDCAFLKCVVMPIYQTIKTEVESSRNGTAPHSAWRNYDDINEYFWSNRCFKSLKWPIDYGSNFFVTVSKGKRVGKTGFVEQRTFWNIFRSFDKLWVMLILFLQAAAIVAWTPTDYPWQALDSRDIQVELLTVFITWGGLRFLQSLLDAGTQYSLVSRETMFLGVRMVLKSVVASTWTVVFGVLYGRIWSQKNADGRWSYEANQRIIAFLKAVLVFIMPELLSIVLFVLPWIRNWIEELDWPIVYMLTWWFHSRIFVGRALREGLVNNFKYTVFWILVLLSKFSFSYFLQIKPLVAPTKALLNMKKVDYNWHEFFGSTNRVSVVLLWFPVILIYLMDLQIWYSIFSSIVGAVIGLFSHLGEIRNIGQLRLRFQFFASAMQFNLMPEEQLLSPKATLVKKLRDAIRRLKLRYGLGLAYNKIESSQVEATRFALLWNEIMLTFREEDLISDRELELLELQPNCWDIRVIRWPCILLCNELLLALSQATELADAPDRWLWLKICKNEYTRCAVIEAYDSIKYLLLAVVKYGTEENAIVTTFFTEIENYMQIGKFTEAYRMTVLPKMHANLISLVELMMKPEKDLSKAVNILQALYELSVREFPRVKRSISQLRQEGLAPRSSATDEGLLFENAVKFPGAEDAFFYRQLRRLHTILSSRDSMHNVPVNIEARRRIAFFGNSLFMNMPRAPYVEKMLAFSVLTPYYDEEVVFSKEMLRKENEDGVSILFYLQKIYADEWNNFMERMRREGMEDDDDIWSKKARDLRLWASYRGQTLSRTVRGMMYYYRALKMFAFLDSASEMDIRMGSQELASHGSLSRNSYSDGPGPASSKTLPSAESGVRLLFKGHECGSALMKFTYVVTCQVYGQQKAKGDSRAEEILYLLKNNEALRVAYVDEVHLGRDEVEYYSVLVKYDQQIQREVEIYRIRLPGPLKLGEGKPENQNHAIIFTRGDAVQTIDMNQDNYFEEALKMRNLLEEFNNYYGIRKPTILGVRENIFSGSVSSLASFMSAQETSFVTLGQRVLANPLKVRMHYGHPDVFDRFWFLPRGGISKASKVINISEDIFAGFNCTLRGGNVTHHEYIQVAKGKDVGLNQVSIFEAKVASGNGEQALSRDVYRLGHRLDFFRMLSFFYTSLGHYFNSLMVIITVYTFLWGRLYLALSGVEKAVKNSTNNKALSTLLNQQFLVQFGLFTALPMIVENSLEHGFLPAVWDFLTMQLQLASLFYTFSLGTRAHFFGRTILHGGAKYRATGRGFVVQHKSFSENYRLYSRSHFVKAIELGVILIVYAFHSPMAEDTFVYIAMSITSWFLVVSWIMSPFVFNPSGFDWLKTVYDFDDFIDWIWFRGVFTKADQSWETWWYEEQDHLRTTGLWGKLLEIILDLRFFFFQYGIVYQLGIAGGSTSIVVYLLSWIVMVVVVAIYITIAYAQNKYAAKDHIYYRLVQLLVIVLVVLVIVLLLEFTKFDFFDLVTSLLAFIPTGWGMILIAQVLRPFLQSTLVWDTVVSLARLYELLFGVIVMAPMALLSWLPGFQSMQTRILFNQAFSRGLQISRILTGKKSN, from the coding sequence ATGAATTTAAGACAGCGTCAGTACCCCACGCGCGGCGGAGATGGCCTACACGCGCCTCCAGCTCCGCCGCCAATGCCAGTAATTTACAACATTATCCCTATCCATGACCTCTTAGCTGAGCACCCATCTCTCAGATACCCAGAAGTACGCGCCGCGGCCGCCGCCTTACGCGATGTGACTGACCTCCGGAAGCCACCGTTCGTTGCATGGGGCTCACACATGGACCTTCTTGACTGGCTGGGTATCTTTTTCGGGTTCCAAAACGACAACGTCCGGAACCAACGGGAACACCTGGTCCTCCACTTGGCCAACGCCCAAATGCGACTCCAACCACCGCCGGCTTCGCCGGGCGTTCTCGAAACGAGCGTCCTCCGAAGATTCCGGCGTAAGTTGCTCCGAAACTATGCTTCTTGGTGCTCATTTTTAGGCCGGAAGTCACAGATCAGTGTGTCGAGTCGTCGCGACCAGAAAAGTCTCCGTCGGGAGCTTCTTTATGTTTCCCTTTATTTGCTAATATGGGGCGAGTCAGCAAACTTACGTTTTGCTCCTGAATGTATCTGTTACATTTACCATCACATGGCTATGGAACTGAATTATGTACTTGATGATAAGATAGATGAAAATACCGGTAGGCCATTTTTACCTTCAAATTCTGGAGATTGTGCGTTTTTGAAGTGTGTGGTTATGCCGATTTATCAAACGATTAAGACTGAGGTGGAGAGTAGTAGGAATGGAACGGCGCCACATTCAGCTTGGAGGAATTACGATGATATAAATGAGTACTTTTGGAGTAATAGGTGTTTTAAGAGCTTGAAATGGCCTATTGATTATGgtagtaatttttttgtgacGGTTAGTAAAGGGAAGAGGGTGGGGAAGACTGGGTTTGTGGAGCAACGGACGTTTTGGAATATATTTAGGAGTTTCGATAAGCTTTGGGTTATGTTGATACTGTTTTTGCAGGCTGCTGCTATAGTTGCATGGACGCCTACCGATTATCCTTGGCAAGCGTTGGACAGTCGTGACATTCAGGTTGAGTTATTGACTGTTTTTATCACTTGGGGTGGGCTCAGATTTTTGCAGTCACTGCTTGATGCAGGGACTCAGTACAGTTTGGTCTCAAGGGAGACAATGTTCCTGGGTGTGAGGATGGTTTTGAAAAGTGTTGTTGCTTCGACATGGACGGTTGTGTTTGGAGTTCTTTATGGGAGGATTTGGAGTCAAAAGAATGCTGATGGCAGGTGGTCGTATGAAGCGAATCAAAGGATTATAGCATTTCTTAAGGCTGTGTTGGTGTTTATTATGCCAGAGTTGTTGTCGATAGTGTTGTTTGTTCTGCCTTGGATAAGGAATTGGATTGAGGAGTTGGATTGGCCTATTGTGTACATGTTGACATGGTGGTTCCACTCTCGGATATTTGTGGGTCGTGCTCTGAGGGAAGGGCTGGTTAATAATTTCAAGTATACAGTGTTCTGGATTCTTGTACTACTCTCAAAGTTTtcatttagttattttcttcAGATCAAGCCACTTGTTGCCCCAACAAAGGCACTTTTGAATATGAAGAAGGTAGACTACAATTGGCATGAGTTTTTTGGTAGTACAAATAGAGTTTCAGTTGTTTTGTTGTGGTTTCcagttattttgatttatttgatgGACCTGCAAATCTGGTATTCgatattttcatcaattgttGGTGCAGTAATTGGGTTATTTTCACATTTGGGTGAGATTAGGAATATTGGGCAGCTAAGGCTTAGGTTTCAGTTCTTTGCTAGTGCCATGCAGTTTAACCTAATGCCAGAAGAGCAGTTGCTAAGTCCGAAGGCAACACTGGTGAAAAAGCTTCGGGATGCAATTCGCCGATTGAAGCTGAGGTATGGACTTGGTCTGGCATACAATAAGATAGAATCAAGCCAAGTGGAAGCTACCCGGTTTGCCTTGCTATGGAATGAGATAATGTTAACTTTCAGGGAGGAAGATCTTATCAGTGACAGAGAGCTTGAGCTCTTGGAGCTGCAACCTAATTGTTGGGACATAAGGGTTATTCGCTGGCCATGTATCCTCCTCTGCAATGAGCTTCTGCTTGCTCTCAGTCAGGCAACAGAGCTGGCAGATGCACCTGACAGGTGGCTGTGGTTGAAGATATGCAAGAACGAGTACACGCGGTGTGCTGTCATTGAAGCTTATGATAGCATCAAGTATTTGCTTCTCGCGGTTGTCAAATATGGCACAGAAGAGAATGCAATTGTTACAACATTTTTCACTGAGATAGAGAACTATATGCAGATTGGGAAGTTTACTGAGGCATATAGGATGACCGTTCTACCAAAAATGCATGCCAACCTTATATCACTTGTTGAGCTTATGATGAAGCCAGAGAAGGATCTCAGTAAGGCAGTTAATATACTGCAGGCCTTATATGAACTTTCTGTTCGAGAATTTCCAAGGGTGAAAAGGTCTATTTCTCAATTGAGACAGGAAGGTCTGGCCCCACGTAGTTCAGCCACTGACGAAGGGTTGCTCTTTGAAAATGCTGTGAAGTTTCCTGGTGCTGAAGATGCGTTTTTCTATAGGCAGCTACGACGTCTGCACACAATTCTTTCTTCAAGAGACTCAATGCACAATGTACCGGTGAATATTGAGGCAAGAAGACGTATAGCTTTCTTTGGCAATTCTCTGTTTATGAATATGCCCCGTGCACCATATGTTGAGAAAATGTTGGCCTTCAGTGTTTTAACCCCGTATTATGATGAAGAAGTGGTGTTTAGCAAAGAAATGCTTCGaaaagagaatgaagatgGTGTCTCCATCCTGTTTTATCTGCAGAAGATCTATGCTGATGAATGGAACAATTTTATGGAGCGGATGCGGAGAGAAGGCATGGAGGACGATGATGATATCTGGTCAAAAAAGGCAAGGGATCTCCGTCTTTGGGCATCATACAGAGGTCAAACTTTATCCCGTACCGTGAGGGGGATGATGTATTACTATAGGGCTCTCAAGATGTTTGCTTTTCTTGATTCTGCATCAGAGATGGACATAAGGATGGGATCGCAAGAACTAGCTTCTCATGGTTCATTGAGTCGTAACAGCTATTCGGATGGTCCTGGCCCAGCATCTTCAAAGACGCTTCCTAGCGCAGAAAGTGGTGTTCGTCTTTTGTTCAAGGGGCATGAGTGTGGGAGTGCTCTGATGAAATTCACATATGTGGTTACTTGCCAGGTGTATGGGCAGCAGAAGGCAAAGGGAGACTCTCGTGCAGAAgagattttatatttgttgaaaAACAATGAGGCCCTTCGAGTTGCCTATGTCGATGAGGTTCACTTGGGGAGGGATGAGGTTGAGTATTACTCTGTTCTTGTGAAGTATGATCAGCAGATTCAGAGGGAGGTGGAAATCTATAGGATTAGGCTGCCTGGTCCATTGAAGCTTGGGGAAGGAAAACCAGAAAACCAAAACCATGCCATAATTTTTACTCGGGGTGATGCAGTTCAAACCATTGACATGAACCAAGACAATTATTTTGAGGAGGCACTCAAGATGCGCAATTTGTTGGAGgaattcaataattattacGGAATTAGAAAGCCGACTATATTGGGAGTCCGAGAGAATATCTTTTCAGGTTCTGTGTCCTCTCTTGCTTCATTCATGTCTGCCCAGGAAACCAGTTTTGTGACCCTTGGGCAGCGTGTTCTAGCAAACCCTTTGAAGGTACGGATGCACTATGGTCATCCTGATGTGTTTGACAGATTCTGGTTCTTGCCTCGTGGTGGAATTAGCAAGGCTTCTAAAGTAATTAATATCAGTGAGGATATATTTGCTGGTTTCAATTGTACTCTGCGAGGTGGTAATGTAACACACCACGAATATATACAGGTGGCCAAGGGAAAGGATGTTGGGTTAAATCAGGTCTCCATATTTGAGGCCAAGGTTGCTAGTGGAAATGGTGAGCAGGCATTGAGCAGAGATGTGTACCGCTTGGGTCACAGATTAGACTTCTTCCGGATGCTCTCCTTTTTCTACACGAGTTTGGGGCACTACTTCAACTCATTGATGGTCATCATAACtgtttatacatttttatggGGGCGTCTTTATCTTGCTCTTAGTGGGGTTGAGAAGGCTGTCAAGAATAGTACTAACAATAAGGCTCTGAGTACACTTCTGAATCAGCAGTTTCTTGTCCAGTTTGGTCTGTTCACTGCTCTTCCAATGATTGTGGAGAACTCACTTGAGCATGGGTTCCTCCCTGCAGTTTGGGACTTCTTAACAATGCAACTTCAGCTAGCATCGTTATTTTATACATTCTCTTTGGGAACTCGTGCTCATTTCTTTGGTCGGACTATTCTTCATGGGGGTGCCAAGTACAGAGCCACTGGGCGTGGATTTGTGGTTCAGCATAAGAGCTTTTCAGAGAATTATAGACTGTATTCTCGGAGCCATTTTGTGAAGGCAATTGAACTCGGAGTTATTTTGATTGTGTATGCTTTCCACAGTCCCATGGCCGAGGATACTTTTGTTTATATAGCAATGTCAATCACGAGCTGGTTCCTTGTGGTTTCATGGATAATGTCTCCCTTCGTGTTCAACCCTTCTGGATTTGACTGGCTGAAGACTGTCTATGACTTCGATGATTTTATTGATTGGATATGGTTCCGTGGGGTGTTTACAAAAGCAGATCAGAGCTGGGAAACATGGTGGTACGAGGAACAGGACCATCTACGGACGACCGGTCTTTGGGGAAAGCTATTGGAGATTATCTTGGATCTtcgtttcttcttctttcagTATGGCATTGTATATCAGCTCGGAATAGCCGGCGGAAGCACCAGTATAGTTGTTTATTTGCTATCTTGGATAGTCATGGTTGTGGTGGTTGCAATTTACATCACCATAGCATATGCTCAAAACAAATATGCTGCAAAAGATCACATCTACTATCGGCTAGTGCAACTGCTAGTCATTGTGCTAGTAGTACTAGTGATTGTCTTATTGTTGGAGTTCACTAAGTTCGACTTCTTTGATCTTGTGACAAGTCTCTTGGCATTCATCCCCACAGGATGGGGCATGATATTGATTGCCCAAGTTCTTAGACCTTTTCTGCAGTCCACTTTGGTCTGGGATACCGTGGTTTCCTTGGCTCGGTTGTACGAGTTACTGTTTGGAGTAATTGTTATGGCCCCGATGGCTTTGCTTTCGTGGTTGCCCGGATTTCAGTCAATGCAGACAAGGATCCTGTTTAATCAAGCATTCAGTAGGGGTCTACAGATCTCTCGTATTCTTACTGGGAAAAAGTCCAACTGA
- the LOC107177655 gene encoding uncharacterized protein LOC107177655: protein MSNRKRKLIVDEGDEESGDSGLNVPIPTDFLGPSSSVGLSHGRDTLEYPRPLVVPPSPELELIGNRGGPASGSGENHSFDGVGIPEGVGDGEGSSSGPRGPPQRRHLGHRVEADSYPIDYTACATTQTDLFKLRNLYDIPAEILLVVPGKGDVPSRPPQGYVTMHLESFKLGARLSLQRYFAKILGGMHLAPGQLHPNGWRVISAMYVLWKRCGSEEPSLVEVKHLYQLRSSPKEVGWYYFMSSSAKRKPITDFPSSCKNWKNKFFFAGGAWCPAAHSLGESWGLIKGLEDRPLLQVETALVNASTCQDLLSPTSLVSSGLVDIAAGMDNKILSAMTKKCGRAPSSSSNPPPPPKRTSLGPSKAPVPALPPPPPRKSSGERASDKSPEVSIQSGDRSSPLPSQDQGDYLSSYQKDYKKSVGPKMVKDIESMNLSELAASVQRVSFRLATMISCYKTGSARHERKLQADNQELKKKAESADRSKEKLAELNKQNTELEEKVAVAESTSLKLEGELGDLKSDLQAAQSERDTLRTALEGEIKSLGEQLAEEKGKSADMDDQLDAEYNFGVAFSYKCIMLVLKEEYPELNMSKLEAGVERYMAEVGQGDKEQGEQEQVEAPLDGVQEGEAGQRVFEVGQGSVPPPPDIVDLPPPEIADPSPAEVVDPPNP, encoded by the exons ATGTCAAACCGGAAAAGAAAGTTAATTGTTGATGAGGGCGATGAAGAATCAGGGGATTCGGGCCTCAACGTGCCAATACCCACCGATTTCTTAGGTCCTTCCAGCAGTGTAGGTCTTTCCCATGGCAGGGATACTCTTGAGTACCCACGCCCTTTGGTTGTCCCTCCTTCTCCCGAACTAGAGCTTATAGGGAATAGAGGTGGACCTGCGTCGGGCTCTGGTGAGAACCACAGCTTTGATGGGGTTGGGATCCCTGAAGGAGTTGGTGATGGTGAGGGGAGCAGTTCAGGACCGAGGGGACCTCCTCAGAGAAGGCACCTTGGTCATAGGGTAGAGGCGGATTCTTACCCTATTGACTACACAGCTTGTGCCACCACCCAAACTGATCTGTTCAAGCTGAGGAACCTTTACGACATTCCTGCGGAGATTCTCCTGGTAGTTCCAGGAAAAGGTGACGTCCCTAGTCGGCCTCCGCAGGGGTATGTGACGATGCACCTGGAGAGCTTCAAATTGGGAGCTCGGCTGTCCCTTCAACGTTATTTTGCTAAGATATTGGGTGGTATGCACCTGGCCCCAGGTCAGCTACATCCCAATGGGTGGAGGGTTATCTCGGCTATGTATGTGTTGTGGAAGAGGTGTGGATCAGAGGAGCCCTCCCTCGTTGAAGTGAAGCATCTATACCAGCTGAGGAGTAGCCCGAAGGAAGTAGGCTGGTATTACTTCATGTCGAGCTCTGCGAAGAGGAAACCAATCACCGACTTCCCCTCCTCGTGcaaaaattggaagaacaaattcttctttgctggGGGAGCTTGGTGTCCAGCAGCTCATTCGTTGGGTG AGTCGTGGGGTTTGATAAAGGGGCTTGAAGACCGACCTCTGCTCCAGGTGGAAACTGCTCTGGTAAACGCGTCTACCTGTCAAGACCTTCTGTCACCAACAAGCCTGGTCAGTTCGGGTTTAGTGGACATAGCAGCTGGAATGGATAATAAGATCCTAAGTGCGATGACCAAAAAATGTGGTCGGGCTCCAAGCAGCTCCAGCAACCCTCCCCCTCCTCCCAAGAGAACCAGCCTCGGTCCTTCTAAGGCGCCTGTTCCTGCTCTGCCCCCTCCTCCACCTCGTAAGAGTAGTGGTGAGAGAGCTTCTGATAAGAGTCCTGAGGTCAGCATTCAGTCTGGGGACCGATCCTCTCCTCTTCCGTCCCAGGATCAGGGTGACTACCTGAGCTCGTATCAGAAGGATTACAAAAAATCGGTGGGGCCCAAGATGGTGAAGGACATCGAGAGTATGAACCTCTCCGAGTTAGCTGCTTCTGTTCAAAGAGTTTCCTTCAGGCTGGCCACCATGATTTCGTGTTACAAGACCGGGTCTGCCCGCCATGAGAGGAAGCTTCAAGCTGACAATCaggagttgaagaagaaagctgAATCTGCTGATCGCTCCAAGGAGAAGCTGGCCGAGCTGAACAAGCAGAATACGGAGCTGGAGGAGAAAGTTGCGGTTGCTGAGTCTACTTCCTTGAAACTTGAGGGTGAGTTAGGTGATCTGAAGTCCGATCTTCAGGCCGCTCAAAGTGAAAGGGATACTCTGAGGACCGCCCTTGAGGGGGAGATCAAATCCCTGGGTGAGCAGCTGGCTGAGGAAAAAGGCAAATCCGCTGATATGGATGATCAGCTGGATGCCGAGTATAACTTTGGGGTCGCTTTCAGCTATAAATGCATCATGTTAGTGCTTAAGGAAGAATACCCCGAGCTCAACATGAGCAAGCTGGAAGCTGGAGTGGAGAGATACATGGCTGAGGTGGGCCAAGGAGATAAGGAGCAGGGTGAGCAGGAGCAGGTGGAGGCTCCTTTGGATGGGGTGCAGGAGGGAGAAGCTGGGCAGCGTGTTTTTGAAGTGGGACAGGGGTCCGTGCCTCCTCCTCCCGATATTGTTGACCTTCCACCTCCCGAGATAGCTGACCCTTCACCTGCTGAGGTCGTTGATCCTCCTAACCCTTAG
- the LOC107175539 gene encoding uncharacterized protein LOC107175539 has product MEIISVPQLSQINPPKTPKWRSNHFQRQRQRQRRSLLLLLGMSFSLLTTFCESYIPNPTTVNSQIQYSKHCNHIVPEPLLDRTNFPASPSSLRFTTAFFAGGDPLFISHQTIWPNSVAFVPHIDGKTVNSTVFKLEARLSLMISPKDDANIRFRRLRMVKFRGPRIPLRRGSASFWLSGFWSEADGKLCMVGSGSNRINSGKSNNLNVVLKLNYSRKFNLSVFDSLVSGVLESLDFEGSESYFKPVSILGVAKLEERSYEFTLIDKGNESDFEDGLDRDKSLSVSDADQGVCSVFGFGNFKFELAFNSACYSGGNVSCSPVTENVDYLPSALLLRKIRCVEKQKMVMLLGFLNSSIIRATFPFDPKTTLIAEGVWDDEKNQLHGVACRILNFTQIITNAYVGDCSVRFNLRFPTVFSVRNRSTILGQIWSNKSEHDPGYFDKIGFQSSQEVLMGLSGFKYRYTLVDVARKSCAIKNNVKHKGKTYPDVNSVDMRFSMYVKNSNGQISHGFASPLFVGDHLYQHPLSGHLHLPPLQRYTVFAFKPNNQHNMQNISYKMSIVPPSGFMFGGSEISEAIEISAEGVYDRDTGVLCMRGCRNLRPSHQQMKLAKNDSLDCEIDVNFQFRALNEEDSENVKGTIESTRQKSDSLYFGRLELFSSSIYTSQAKESVWRMDLEITMALILNTVACFFVGLQLFYVKKHPGVLPFISVVMLIILTLGYMIPLLLNFEALFKANHNQQNLFLGSGGWLEANEIIVRMVTMVAFLLQFRLLQLTWSARQGNGSQNETWISERKVLYATLPLYIAGGLSAWVVYRSRNSYHGPYIVHRHIQPLHPRRVRLNWQHSLWADLKSYGGLILDGFLLPQILFNMFNNSTEKTMAAPFYIGTTVVRLLPHAYDLYRANTSSWYPDWSYIYANPKMDFYSTAWDIIIPCGGLLFAALIYLQQQNGGRCILPRRFREIVAYEKIPVVSNVELQGEPVDKNIYT; this is encoded by the coding sequence ATGGAGATAATTTCCGTTCCTCAACTTTCCCAGATAAACCCTCCAAAAACCCCAAAATGGCGATCGAATCATTTCCAGCGCCAGCGCCAGCGCCAGCGCCGCAGCCTCCTCCTCCTTTTGGGCATGTCCTTCTCCCTCCTCACGACATTTTGCGAATCTTACATTCCAAATCCCACCACCGTAAACTCACAAATCCAATACTCCAAACACTGCAACCACATAGTCCCCGAACCACTTCTCGACCGAACCAACTTCCCTGCCTCCCCTTCATCCCTTCGCTTCACCACCGCGTTTTTCGCCGGCGGCGACCCccttttcatttctcatcagaCCATCTGGCCGAATTCCGTCGCTTTTGTCCCCCACATTGACGGTAAAACAGTTAACAGTACCGTGTTCAAACTCGAAGCACGATTGAGTCTTATGATCTCCCCCAAAGATGACGCTAATATAAGGTTCCGTAGATTACGGATGGTTAAATTTCGAGGGCCGAGGATTCCGTTGCGGCGTGGATCGGCGAGCTTTTGGCTAAGTGGTTTCTGGTCCGAAGCTGATGGGAAGCTTTGTATGGTTGGATCAGGATCCAATCGTATAAATTCAGGTAAATCCAATAATCTTAATGTGGTTTTGAAGCTTAATTATTCtagaaaattcaatttgagtGTTTTTGATAGCTTGGTTAGTGGGGTTTTGGaaagtttggattttgaaGGTAGTGAGAGTTACTTTAAGCCGGTCTCGATATTAGGTGTGGCTAAGCTTGAGGAGAGGTCTTATGAGTTTACATTGATAGATAAAGGAAATGAAAGTGATTTTGAGGATGGACTTGATAGAGACAAGAGTTTGTCTGTGAGTGATGCTGATCAAGGTGTGTGTTCGGTGTTTggttttggtaattttaagTTTGAATTGGCTTTTAATAGTGCGTGTTATAGTGGTGGAAATGTTAGTTGCAGTCCTGTTACAGAGAACGTTGATTATTTACCAAGTGCTCTGCTTTTAAGAAAGATTAGGTGTGttgagaaacaaaaaatggtGATGTTACTGGGGTTTCTGAACTCCAGCATTATTCGTGCAACATTTCCTTTTGACCCTAAGACCACGTTGATTGCTGAAGGTGTATGGGATGACGAGAAGAACCAGCTGCATGGCGTCGCATGCCGAATCTTGAATTTCACTCAAATTATAACTAATGCTTACGTTGGAGATTGCTCGGTTAGGTTTAATTTGAGATTTCCTACAGTTTTCTCTGTTAGAAATAGGAGTACAATTTTAGGGCAAATTTGGAGCAACAAAAGTGAGCATGATCCGggatattttgataaaattgggTTTCAAAGTTCTCAGGAAGTATTAATGGGTCTCTCCGGTTTCAAGTACCGGTACACTCTGGTAGATGTTGCTAGGAAATCTTGTGCAATTAAGAATAATGTTAAACACAAGGGAAAGACGTACCCCGATGTGAATTCTGTGGACATGAGGTTTAGTATGTATGTAAAAAATAGCAACGGACAAATATCCCATGGTTTTGCTTCTCCGCTGTTTGTGGGTGATCACTTATATCAGCACCCGCTGTCTGGACACTTGCATTTGCCGCCATTGCAGAGGTATACTGTGTTTGCTTTTAAGCCAAATAACCAGCACAATATGCAGAACATTAGCTACAAGATGAGTATCGTGCCTCCATCTGGTTTCATGTTTGGTGGTAGTGAGATATCTGAAGCAATAGAAATTTCAGCTGAAGGAGTGTATGATAGGGATACAGGTGTCTTGTGCATGAGAGGGTGTCGCAATTTGAGGCCAAGTCATCAACAAATGAAATTGGCAAAAAATGATTCTCTGGATTGTGAGATTGATGTCAATTTCCAGTTTCGTGCATTGAACGAAGAGGACAGTGAAAATGTCAAGGGAACAATTGAAAGCACACGGCAGAAGTCAGACTCTCTTTATTTTGGACGTCTCGAATTGTTTTCCAGTTCAATTTACACAAGCCAAGCTAAGGAATCTGTTTGGAGAATGGATTTAGAGATTACTATGGCTCTTATATTGAATACAGTTGCATGTTTCTTTGTTGGCTTGCAGCTCTTCTATGTTAAGAAGCACCCTGGTGTGCTTCCTTTCATATCTGTTGTGATGCTCATCATTCTTACTCTCGGGTACATGATTCCTTTGCTGTTGAACTTTGAGGCCTTATTCAAGGCCAATCATAACCAGCAGAATCTTTTTCTTGGTAGTGGTGGATGGCTCGAAGCAAATGAAATAATTGTAAGGATGGTAACAATGGTAGCTTTCCTTCTGCAGTTCCGCCTTCTCCAACTTACTTGGTCTGCTAGACAAGGCAATGGAAGTCAAAATGAAACATGGATTTCCGAGAGGAAAGTTCTATATGCAACTTTACCATTGTATATTGCTGGTGGGTTGAGTGCTTGGGTTGTGTATCGATCGAGGAATTCTTACCATGGTCCATATATTGTACATCGTCATATACAACCTCTCCACCCTCGCCGGGTGCGCTTAAACTGGCAGCATTCTCTTTGGGCTGATCTCAAATCCTATGGTGGGTTGATTCTTGATGGTTTTTTGCTCCCACAGATTCTGTTCAACATGTTCAACAACTCAACAGAAAAGACCATGGCTGCTCCTTTCTACATTGGAACAACCGTTGTTCGACTGTTGCCTCATGCTTATGATCTTTACAGGGCTAATACTTCCAGTTGGTACCCTGATTGGTCTTACATTTATGCAAATCCCAAGATGGATTTTTACTCCACAGCTTGGGACATTATCATACCCTGTGGTGGTCTGCTGTTTGCTGCTCTTATTTATTTGCAGCAACAAAATGGTGGTCGGTGTATTCTTCCCAGGAGGTTTAGAGAGATTGTTGCTTATGAAAAAATTCCTGTAGTTAGCAATGTGGAATTACAAGGAGAACCtgttgacaaaaatatttatacttaa